One window from the genome of Pseudanabaena sp. BC1403 encodes:
- the sugE gene encoding quaternary ammonium compound efflux SMR transporter SugE, whose product MDWINLIIAGLLEVVWASSLKYTEGFTKPLPSLLTLSTITASFILLAQALKTLPVGTGYAVWTGIGVVGTAIIGSVFLGESRDLPRFICISLIVLGIVGLRFTSSK is encoded by the coding sequence GTGGATTGGATTAATTTAATTATTGCGGGACTATTGGAAGTTGTTTGGGCGAGCAGCTTAAAATATACCGAAGGTTTTACAAAACCTTTACCCAGCTTGCTTACTCTCTCAACTATTACAGCTAGCTTTATCTTGCTTGCCCAAGCCTTAAAAACTCTACCCGTTGGCACAGGCTATGCAGTTTGGACAGGAATCGGCGTGGTGGGAACTGCAATCATCGGCTCGGTATTTCTCGGTGAATCGAGGGATTTACCGAGATTTATCTGCATCAGCCTGATTGTGCTCGGTATTGTCGGTTTGCGATTTACAAGCTCAAAATGA
- the tilS gene encoding tRNA lysidine(34) synthetase TilS yields the protein MNSQNRFTKLLRANLNAVLRSQPEILPRDASLLVAVSGGQDSLCLAKLLQMQSAKFNWNLTIAHCDHQWRSDSSANAEHVENIAKEWGIAFCLRTAKSLLASEADARKWRYAMLVEMANIHKCAYVATGHTRSDRVETLLHNLMRGSGADGLASLTWVRSLTPEIKPEIKLVRPLLNVSRHETAAFCRENQIPIWEDSTNQNLDYRRNRLRLETIPYLQEHFNPQLEIAIAQTSELLHDDVIYLEKQASCFFEDNVSVIWDERLPRLHRQLLQEQPLALQRRIVRQFLSKYLIHQVNFEDIERFLNLLTAQNRAQSAPFKGNISAFVEHPWIVLHIN from the coding sequence TTGAACTCTCAAAATCGGTTTACAAAACTATTACGGGCTAATTTAAACGCAGTTTTACGATCGCAGCCTGAAATATTACCTAGAGATGCAAGTCTTTTGGTGGCAGTTTCTGGAGGGCAGGATTCCCTATGTTTAGCCAAGCTTTTACAGATGCAAAGCGCAAAGTTTAACTGGAATTTAACGATCGCTCATTGCGATCATCAGTGGCGAAGCGACTCAAGTGCTAATGCCGAGCATGTTGAAAATATTGCAAAGGAATGGGGAATTGCTTTTTGTTTGAGAACCGCCAAAAGTCTCCTAGCTAGTGAAGCTGATGCTCGAAAATGGCGCTATGCGATGCTGGTGGAAATGGCGAATATTCATAAATGTGCTTATGTGGCGACAGGGCATACGCGTAGCGATCGCGTTGAGACATTGCTACATAACTTGATGCGCGGAAGTGGAGCCGATGGTTTAGCTTCTTTGACTTGGGTGCGATCGCTTACGCCAGAAATTAAGCCAGAGATTAAGTTGGTGCGTCCTTTGTTAAACGTCAGTCGTCATGAAACCGCAGCCTTTTGTCGAGAGAATCAAATTCCTATTTGGGAAGATAGCACTAATCAAAATCTGGACTATCGTCGCAATCGCTTACGCTTGGAAACAATTCCTTATTTGCAGGAGCATTTTAATCCACAGCTAGAAATTGCTATCGCGCAGACTTCAGAGCTTTTGCATGACGATGTAATCTACTTGGAGAAGCAAGCTAGTTGTTTCTTTGAAGATAATGTTTCGGTGATTTGGGATGAGCGCTTACCGCGCTTGCATCGCCAACTTTTGCAAGAGCAACCGCTAGCATTACAGAGAAGGATCGTTAGACAGTTTTTATCAAAGTATTTGATACATCAGGTGAATTTTGAAGATATTGAGAGATTTTTGAATTTATTGACTGCTCAGAATCGAGCGCAGAGCGCACCATTTAAAGGCAATATTTCCGCATTTGTGGAACATCCTTGGATTGTTCTTCATATTAACTAG
- the tyrS gene encoding tyrosine--tRNA ligase, producing MSQSSTPTNLSTLLERGVVEIFPDSETDNLRDRIQKTDRPLRIKLGIDPTRPDLHLGHTVALRKLRQFQDAGHKAVLIIGDFTAQIGDPTGRSEARPRLTPEEVAYNAETYLEQAKKILDFSSDRFELRRNGEWLNKLDLQQIINLQASMTVGQMLAKEGFSDRYEKGNPIYLHEFLYPLLQGYDSVAIDSDVELGGTDQKFNILVGRDLQLKDKNRQGKPAQFGLLLPLLVGLDGVQKMSKSLGNYVGLTDEPLSMYSKLEKVPDALVDKYFELLTDIDLETLPENPREKQKQLALAIVGQYHSPEAAIQAQRDAEQIVLAGNTTDLGDIPEFDLSQINFPAPLHYLVKASGLCKSNSEAQSQIKNGAVKLDGEKLGDRTFASIEELAGKVLQVGKKKFLRLI from the coding sequence ATGTCTCAAAGCTCAACCCCAACAAATCTCTCAACCCTCTTAGAACGTGGTGTTGTCGAAATATTTCCAGATAGCGAAACCGACAACTTGCGCGATCGCATCCAAAAGACCGATCGCCCACTTCGCATTAAACTCGGCATCGATCCCACCCGTCCTGACTTGCACCTTGGGCATACCGTTGCTTTGCGAAAATTACGTCAATTCCAAGATGCTGGACATAAAGCTGTCTTAATTATTGGTGACTTCACCGCCCAAATTGGTGATCCTACAGGTCGCTCTGAAGCTCGCCCAAGACTAACTCCTGAAGAAGTTGCTTACAATGCCGAAACTTATTTAGAGCAAGCCAAGAAAATTCTGGACTTTTCTAGCGATCGCTTCGAGTTGCGTCGTAATGGGGAATGGCTAAACAAACTTGATTTACAGCAAATTATTAATTTGCAAGCTAGCATGACTGTCGGGCAAATGTTAGCCAAAGAGGGATTTAGCGATCGCTATGAAAAAGGCAATCCGATTTATTTGCATGAATTTCTCTATCCTTTATTACAAGGCTATGACTCGGTAGCGATCGACTCCGATGTGGAGCTAGGTGGTACTGATCAAAAATTTAATATTCTCGTCGGGCGCGACCTGCAACTCAAAGACAAAAATCGTCAAGGCAAGCCAGCGCAGTTTGGACTATTGCTCCCCTTATTAGTTGGCTTAGATGGTGTGCAGAAAATGTCTAAATCTCTTGGTAACTATGTCGGACTCACCGACGAGCCATTGAGTATGTATTCCAAATTGGAAAAAGTGCCTGATGCTCTTGTTGATAAATACTTTGAGTTGCTCACTGATATTGACCTAGAGACACTCCCAGAAAATCCTCGCGAAAAGCAAAAACAACTGGCTTTAGCGATCGTTGGTCAATACCATAGCCCTGAAGCAGCAATTCAAGCGCAACGTGATGCCGAACAAATTGTCCTCGCAGGCAATACTACTGATCTGGGTGATATTCCCGAATTTGATCTTTCTCAGATAAATTTTCCCGCACCATTGCATTATCTAGTCAAGGCATCGGGACTTTGCAAGAGCAACAGCGAAGCACAGAGTCAAATCAAAAATGGTGCTGTGAAACTCGATGGTGAAAAATTAGGCGATCGCACCTTTGCCAGTATCGAAGAACTTGCTGGTAAAGTTTTGCAAGTTGGCAAGAAAAAGTTTCTTCGATTGATTTAA
- a CDS encoding CPBP family intramembrane glutamic endopeptidase: MDSKSLNNKSLNAKSLLLSILSLLSILFILFTLQASWNNPQEQTKLDLLQTDLILQATQIQGKAQDSTKDDIFQVFIGESKPQELYAQALNSYQEVLKASKSNLASLERLSQSPESRDYEPQALSKQKQKKQTSVSEISIRTGLLQIQTGDTQGAIATWEAVAELEGQSMTSYGLTAQILKGLWSEPTMLFPNAEVQIQRTLDGWYRKVALTKLYQSQQRSEKIPELEQQAQIEVNAAINRLVIINSIPLIGGSVGILVWIGLLVQWIFFRKSSPFHRPSQGDLDQNLNQNNLQVPWGFGTIWEVMVLWFTAFCLMTQLVLPLIFEFLGIQTRASEDYTIQALLVLIPYTLSVIPMLPILQASLAVYQPLPEGWFRIKIKPPQWLLWGVGGYFASVPLVLVISIISQKFLQGQGGGNPLLPILTDSQNNLPKFLLWTTLAIAAPFFEEYLFRGFLLPSLAKFLPVWGAIALSGFFFALAHLNLADIIPLTTLGIVMGFVYWRSKNLLSSMLLHCLWNSGSFFALIALGGK, encoded by the coding sequence ATGGATTCTAAGTCTTTGAATAACAAATCTTTGAATGCTAAGTCATTGCTGCTAAGTATTCTCAGCTTATTGTCTATTTTATTTATTCTCTTTACTTTGCAGGCTAGTTGGAATAATCCGCAGGAGCAGACAAAATTAGACTTGCTCCAAACTGATTTGATTTTGCAAGCCACTCAAATTCAAGGGAAAGCTCAAGATAGCACCAAAGATGACATATTCCAGGTTTTCATCGGCGAAAGCAAACCTCAAGAACTCTATGCACAGGCGCTCAATAGTTATCAAGAAGTACTTAAAGCCAGTAAATCTAATCTCGCTAGCCTAGAGCGACTCTCTCAATCTCCAGAGTCAAGAGACTATGAACCACAGGCTCTCTCTAAACAAAAGCAAAAGAAACAAACCAGCGTTAGTGAAATCAGCATTCGGACAGGGCTGCTGCAAATTCAAACTGGCGATACTCAAGGTGCGATCGCTACATGGGAAGCCGTTGCAGAATTAGAAGGGCAATCCATGACTAGCTATGGATTAACGGCGCAGATTCTCAAAGGTCTGTGGTCAGAGCCAACAATGTTATTCCCTAATGCCGAAGTTCAGATTCAACGAACACTTGATGGTTGGTATCGCAAAGTGGCCCTAACCAAACTATATCAATCACAACAAAGAAGCGAAAAAATCCCTGAACTTGAACAACAAGCTCAAATAGAAGTTAACGCGGCAATTAATCGTTTAGTCATCATCAATTCCATACCACTAATCGGCGGTAGTGTGGGGATTTTAGTTTGGATAGGCTTACTAGTTCAATGGATTTTCTTCCGCAAATCTTCTCCATTCCATCGCCCCTCCCAAGGCGACCTAGATCAAAATCTAAATCAAAACAATTTGCAAGTACCTTGGGGTTTTGGAACAATTTGGGAAGTCATGGTTCTATGGTTTACCGCATTTTGCCTAATGACCCAATTAGTGCTGCCATTAATCTTTGAATTTTTAGGAATTCAAACAAGAGCGAGTGAAGATTACACAATTCAAGCATTGCTAGTTTTGATTCCCTATACGCTTTCAGTTATTCCGATGCTACCAATTTTGCAAGCTAGTCTTGCAGTCTATCAGCCTTTACCAGAAGGATGGTTTCGCATCAAAATCAAGCCGCCACAATGGCTATTATGGGGAGTTGGTGGATATTTTGCCTCCGTTCCCTTAGTTTTAGTAATTTCTATAATTAGCCAAAAATTTCTCCAAGGCCAAGGCGGAGGCAATCCCCTATTACCAATCTTGACTGATAGCCAAAATAATTTACCTAAGTTCCTACTCTGGACAACTCTGGCGATCGCAGCGCCATTTTTCGAGGAATATCTATTTCGTGGGTTTCTACTACCTTCACTGGCTAAGTTTTTACCAGTTTGGGGTGCGATCGCTCTAAGTGGATTTTTCTTCGCTCTAGCCCATTTAAATCTTGCCGATATTATTCCTCTGACCACTTTAGGTATAGTGATGGGCTTTGTCTATTGGCGATCAAAAAATCTGCTCTCATCGATGCTCCTACATTGTCTTTGGAATAGCGGTAGTTTCTTTGCGCTGATTGCCCTCGGAGGGAAATAA